From Aspergillus chevalieri M1 DNA, chromosome 4, nearly complete sequence, a single genomic window includes:
- the DCL1 gene encoding putative RNA helicase/RNAse III (COG:A;~EggNog:ENOG410PGGB;~InterPro:IPR027417,IPR038248,IPR005034,IPR036389, IPR000999,IPR001650,IPR014001,IPR006935;~PFAM:PF03368,PF00270,PF00271,PF04851,PF00636, PF14622;~go_function: GO:0003677 - DNA binding [Evidence IEA];~go_function: GO:0004525 - ribonuclease III activity [Evidence IEA];~go_function: GO:0005524 - ATP binding [Evidence IEA];~go_function: GO:0016787 - hydrolase activity [Evidence IEA];~go_function: GO:0016891 - endoribonuclease activity, producing 5'-phosphomonoesters [Evidence IEA];~go_process: GO:0006396 - RNA processing [Evidence IEA]), with protein MEDATAEQEYISSGESDDDGEKQPAEDLNDVTKRRRAQNAQFEALLSKRADTGPVTKKTVRADIPDAELSTAHLVARKDLGHGVLDPREYQLELFERAKAQNTIAVLDTGSGKTLIAVLLLKHVIEKELNDRAEGKPPRISFFLVDSVTLVYQQGAVLRNNLDQNVGQFFGAMGADLWNKQTWDEHFNANMVIVCTAEILNQCLLNSYLRMDQINLLIFDEAHHTKKNHAYARIIRDSYLKNPPSKRPRVFGMTASPIDARGDIVDAAAKLETLLDSQIATTSNLTLLRQFIKRPTEREWAYDRLEAPFGTELYKSMKDRFGDIASLEPVFRFAWNASSELGKWCSDRAWAHALAEDVLPKLEGQVSKAINEESSGRVRESAYKEIERIKDASDIVRNHTFDSPDAPGSLSSKVQLLYKELRKQFEYPTDTKCIVFTDMRYTARILFELFTELNIPYMRPGVLVGVRTGDLAAMNITFRQQFIALVKFRKGEINCLFATSVAEEGLDIPDCNLVVRFDLYHTLIQYVQSRGRARHSDSTYATMVEKDNVEHRERLAEVRDAEQTMQSFCEALPEDRLLNGGEHDLETILQHEEGKRTYKIASTGAMLTYHSAMAILARYASSLQYEKESLTQVTYVTLPVNNTYVCEVILPEKSPIRGITGSPAMKKSSAKQCAAFDACLLLRKHKLLDDHFNSIYHRRLPAMRNAKLAITSKHTNEYDMISKPSFWDIPEGALPTNLYAVLISFKPSEPLSRAHGDIILLGRERLPDFPSFSIFLDEDVETNISSTTVLDVLEVSDEELDCLTDFTLRVFRDVFHKVYTKEPKKIPYWLAPAVQSTELNSFIPSRDLIDWETLSFVQQNEEFQFSSDIDPKSLVNRLVYDPWDGRFRLFTGEVDDTLRPTDPPPEWVHRRRHMDNIMSYCVSLSKNSRAKFFAKANWDQPVFHAQLIRLRRNLLDKMVDQEREVETRSVVCLEALRISAIPTSLVTSFLAFPAIISRMDSHLITLDACKTLDLTVHPEFALEAFTKDSDNTEEHKGQQIHFQRGMGKNYERLEFLGDCFLKMATSIALFTQKPDDDEYDYHVNRMCLICNKNLFNVAIKKKLYMYIRSRGFSRHTWYPVGLTLQKGKDHSKKVTSESKHSLGEKTIADVCEALIGASLLSGAPDHRFDMAVKAVSALVGSENHTATNWKDYFSVYSLPQYQTMKADGFEIDLAKKVEEKLGYQFRYPRLLRSAFTHPSYPSAWAKVPCYQRLEFLGDSLLDMVCVEDLYTRFPDKDPQWLTEHKMAMVSNKFLGALSVRLQLHTHLRHFSNPLQSQITHYAEEIQTAEAEGEGAVDYWVGTKDPPKCLSDMVESYLGAVFVDSEFNFEVIETFFNKYVKPFFHDMSIYDTFANKHPTTYLHNKLTNEYGCTNYCLKAGEFPGVDGTPASVLAAVIVHDAVIGEATASSGRYAKVKASEKTLALLEEISPAEFREKYHCDCREVKDGQDNMPDVGTAI; from the exons ATGGAAGACGCTACCGCTGAGCAAGAATATATATCTTCTGGTGAATCAGACGACGATGGAGAAAAGCAGCCCGCAGAGGATCTAAACGACGTGACAAAAAGACGTCGAGCACAGAATGCTCAGTTTGAGGCTCT GCTTTCAAAACGTGCTGATACAGGCCCGGTGACGAAGAAAACTGTACGCGCAGATATCCCCGATGCTGAGCTTTCTACTGCACACTTAGTTGCACGAAAAGACCTAGGACATGGGGTGTTGGATCCTCGGGAATACCAGCTGGAGCTCTTCGAGAGGGCTAAGGCACAAAACACGATTGCGGTTCTCGATACGG GGTCTGGAAAGACGTTGATTGCCGTGCTGTTGCTGAAGCACGTCATCGAGAAAGAGCTGAACGATCGTGCTGAGGGAAAGCCACCTCGCATTTCATTCTTTCTG GTCGACAGCGTCACACTCGTATATCAGCAGGGTGCTGTGTTGCGCAACAACCTCGACCAAAATGTTGGTCAGTTCTTCGGTGCCATGGGAGCAGACTTGTGGAACAAGCAGACCTGGGACGAGCACTTCAACGCGAATATGGTAATTGTATGCACGGCAGAGATTTTAAACCAATGTCTCCTCAACTCGTACTTGAGGATGGATCAGATCAATTTGTTGATCTTCGACGAGGCACATCACACCAAGAAGAATCACGCTTATGCGCG GATTATTCGCGATTCATATCTCAAAAACCCTCCGTCCAAGCGCCCGAGAGTATTTGGGATGACCGCATCACCGATTGACGCTCGAGGTGATATCGTAGATGCAGCCGC AAAGCTAGAGACACTGCTGGATAGCCAGATTGCAACAACCTCGAACTTGACCCTCCTACGACAATTCATCAAACGTCCAACAGAGAGGGAATGGGCATACGACAGGCTTGAAGCACCATTCGGGACCGAATTGTACAAATCCATGAAAGACCGCTTTGGTGACATCGCATCATTGGAACCCGTCTTCAGATTTGCTTGGAACGCCAGCTCCGAACTGGGCAAATGGTGTTCAGATCGGGCATGGGCTCATGCTCTAGCAGAAGATGTACTGCCAAAGCTCGAAGGTCAAGTCAGCAAAGCCATTAATGAGGAAAGCTCTGGGAGGGTCCGTGAAAGCGCATATAAGGAGATTGAACGGATCAAGGATGCCAGCGACATTGTCAGGAACCATACCTTCGATAGCCCCGATGCTCCCGGCTCACTCAGCTCTAAAGTGCAGCTCTTGTATAAAGAACTTCGCAAGCAGTTTGAATACCCCACGGACACCAAATGCATTGTCTTTACCGACATGCGATACACGGCCAGGATATTATTTGAGCTATTCACCGAATTGAACATTCCATACATGCGTCCCGGTGTGCTGGTTGGCGTCCGGACCGGTGATCTCGCCGCAATGAACATAACCTTCCGTCAACAGTTCATTGCGCTGGTTAAGTTCCGAAAAGGAGAAATAAATTGCTTG TTTGCCACTTCGGTAGCTGAAGAGGGACTCGATATTCCGGACTGTAACTTGGTTGTCAGGTTTGATCTATACCATACCCTCATCCAGTATGTACAGAGCCGAGGTCGGGCGCGGCATTCTGATTCAACT TATGCTACCATGGTTGAAAAGGATAACGTTGAACATCGAGAACGACTTGCGGAAGTTCGAGATGCTGAG CAAACTATGCAGAGCTTTTGTGAAGCCCTACCAGAAGATCGACTGCTCAACGGCGGCGAGCATGACTTGGAGACGATTCtccaacatgaggaaggcaAAAGAACATACAAGATTGCGTCCACAGGAGCAATGTTAACGTACCATTCGGCAATGGCTATTCTTGCGCGCTATGCCAGCTCTTTG CAATATGAGAAAGAGTCATTGACCCAAGTTACATACGTTACCCTTCCCGTGAACAATACTTATGTCTGTGAAGTTATCCTACCGGAGAAGTCGCCCATTCGAGGAATAACTGGAAGCCCGGCGATGAAAAAGTCGAGCGCAAAGCAGTGCGCAGCATTTGATGCTTGTCTCCTACTGCGAAAACACAAGCTGCTCGATGATCATTTCAACTCGATCTATCATAGGCGGCTACCTGCTATGCGGAATGCAAAACTGGCCATCACGTCGAAGCATACAAATGAATACGACATGATATCCAAGCCGTCTTTCTGGGATATTCCGGAGGGAGCCTTGCCAACCAATCTCTATGCTGTTCTCATCTCGTTCAAACCCTCGGAGCCTCTCTCAAGAGCACACGGCGATATCATCTTGCTTGGACGGGAAAGGCTCCCAGATTTTCCGTCATTTTCCATTTTCCttgatgaggatgtggaAACCAACATCAGCTCAACAACTGTACTCGACGTCTTGGAGGTCTCCGATGAAGAGCTGGATTGCCTAACTGATTTCACGCTTCGCGTCTTTCGCGATGTTTTCCACAAGGTATATACTAAGGAACCAAAGAAAATTCCATACTGGCTTGCCCCAGCAGTTCAGTCGACTGAACTGAATAGCTTTATTCCGTCTCGCGATTTAATCGACTGGGAAACGCTATCTTTCGTCCAGCAAAACGAGGAGTTCCAATTCTCCTCTGACATTGACCCAAAGTCGTTGGTCAATCGACTCGTTTATGATCCCTGGGATGGTAGGTTCCGGCTCTTTACCGGTGAAGTTGATGATACTCTGCGCCCCACTGACCCTCCACCGGAATGGGTGCATCGTCGGAGACACATGGACAACATCATGAGCTACTGCGTTAGTCTTTCTAAGAACTCACGTGCTAAATTCTTCGCGAAAGCCAATTGGGACCAGCCAGTTTTTCATGCTCAATTGATTCGTCTTCGAAGAAATCTACTAGACAAAATGGTGGATCAGGAAAGAGAAGTCGAAACCAGAAGCGTCGTCTGCCTGGAAGCCCTGAGAATATCAGCT ATTCCGACCTCACTTGTTACTTCATTCCTCGCCTTCCCTGCAATTATTAGCAGAATGGATTCCCATCTGATTACCCTCGATGCGTGTAAAACTCTGGACTTGACCGTCCATCCTGAGTTTGCCTTGGAAGCATTCACGAAAGATTCCGACAACACCGAGGAACACAAGGGCCAGCAGATCCATTTCCAGCGTGGTATGGGAAAGAATTACGAGCGCCTTGAGTTCCTGGGCGATTGTTTCCTGAAGATGGCAACGTCCATTGCCTTGTTCACGCAGAAGCCTGACGATGACGAGTACGACTATCACGTCAACCGGATGTGTCTTATTTGCAACAAGAATCTGTTCAATGTCGCCATCAAGAAGAAGCTTTACATGTACATTAGGAGCCGTGGATTTTCCAGACACACATGGTACCCGGTAGGTCTTACGCTGCAAAAGGGTAAAGATCACAGCAAGAAGGTTACCTCAGAAAGCAAACACTCATTGGGAGAGAAGACAATTGCCGACGTGTGCGAAGCGTTGATCGGTGCATCCCTGCTCTCGGGTGCCCCCGACCACCGGTTCGACATGGCTGTCAAAGCAGTCAGTGCACTAGTTGGCAGTGAGAATCACACGGCAACGAACTGGAAAGACTATTTCAGTGTCTACTCTCTTCCTCAATACCAGACTATGAAAGCAGATGGGTTTGAAATTGACCTCGCCAAAAAAGTGGAGGAGAAATTGGGTTATCAATTTCGTTATCCCCGACTGTTGCGGTCTGCATTTACTCACCCTTCATACCCTTCAGCGTGGGCTAAGGTGCCGTGTTATCAGCGACTTGAGTTCTTGGGTGATTCGTTGCTGGATATGGTCTGTGTTGAAGATCTGTACACGAGGTTTCCTGATAAGGACCCCCAATGGCTCACAGAGCACAAG ATGGCGATGGTATCCAACAAGTTCCTGGGTGCACTATCAGTGCGACTCCAACTCCACACACACCTCCGGCACTTCAGCAACCCATTGCAGTCTCAGATCACTCATTATGCTGAGGAGATTCAGACTGCGGAGGCTGAGGGCGAGGGCGCTGTGGACTACTGGGTTGGTACTAAAGATCCGCCGAAA TGCTTGTCTGACATGGTCGAGTCTTACCTTGGAGCTGTGTTTGTCGATTCGGAGTTCAACTTCGAAGTGATTGAAACATTCTTCAACAAATATGTCAAGCCGTTCTTCCACGACATGTCCATCTACGATACGTTTGCCAACAAGCACCCAACT ACCTACCTGCACAACAAACTCACCAACGAGTATGGATGCACCAACTACTGCCTCAAAGCGGGTGAATTCCCGGGAGTCGATGGAACCCCTGCCAGTGTACTCGCCGCAGTGATAGTACATGACGCCGTCATTGGTGAAGCAACGGCATCTTCTGGCCGCTACGCCAAAGTCAAAGCGAGTGAGAAAACCTTGGCTTTGCTTGAAGAGATCTCGCCTGCCGAATTCCGCGAAAAATACCATTGCGACTGCCGCGAGGTCAAGGATGGCCAGGATAATATGCCGGATGTTGGAACTGCAATTTAG